One region of Streptococcus salivarius genomic DNA includes:
- a CDS encoding aminoglycoside 6-adenylyltransferase produces the protein MRTDTEMMNLILQIADTLEVEAIALSGSRTNPQATKDEFQDYDVVYIVDDLEELISDLSWLDQFGNRLIEQHNRLGHRRLYLMLFEDGNRIDLTLCLKEYIQEWVDSEANFEVIKDDKGLFDSYIPSPKRYWTAPPTEEEFAASCNEFWWVSAYVVKAIRRNQLIYATDHLYGICQQELLKVLAWQVTSDRGAVDIGKNYKYLFQYLPAEQEKEFSALLDLSSLEKISQSLFSSMKGFDREAQILAQKMGFTYDKEVAEKMISYAKEKLSNH, from the coding sequence ATGAGAACTGATACAGAAATGATGAATCTGATTTTGCAAATAGCTGATACTCTGGAAGTAGAAGCGATTGCTTTATCCGGATCCCGAACGAATCCTCAGGCAACCAAAGACGAGTTTCAAGATTACGATGTAGTCTATATAGTTGATGATCTGGAAGAACTGATTTCAGATTTATCCTGGTTGGATCAGTTCGGAAATCGACTCATCGAACAGCACAACCGACTGGGACACCGTCGTCTGTATCTCATGCTCTTTGAAGATGGGAATCGTATTGATTTAACCCTCTGCCTCAAGGAGTATATCCAAGAGTGGGTGGACAGCGAAGCAAATTTTGAAGTTATAAAAGATGACAAAGGTTTGTTTGACTCTTACATTCCTAGTCCGAAGCGCTATTGGACCGCTCCGCCTACTGAAGAGGAATTTGCAGCATCCTGCAATGAATTTTGGTGGGTATCGGCTTATGTTGTCAAGGCCATTCGAAGAAATCAGCTTATCTATGCGACCGACCACCTCTATGGCATTTGCCAGCAAGAACTTCTCAAGGTCTTAGCTTGGCAGGTGACAAGCGATAGAGGAGCAGTTGATATCGGAAAGAACTACAAGTACCTCTTCCAGTATCTACCAGCTGAGCAAGAGAAGGAGTTCTCAGCTTTGCTTGATCTATCTAGTTTAGAGAAGATCAGTCAATCCTTATTTTCCTCCATGAAGGGATTCGATCGAGAAGCTCAAATTCTGGCCCAAAAGATGGGATTTACTTACGATAAGGAAGTAGCTGAGAAAATGATTTCTTATGCTAAAGAGAAACTTTCTAATCATTAA
- the parC gene encoding DNA topoisomerase IV subunit A codes for MSNIQNMSLEDIMGERFGRYSKYIIQERALPDIRDGLKPVQRRILYSMNKDGNTHDKGYRKSAKSVGNIMGNFHPHGDSSIYDAMVRMSQDWKNREILVEMHGNNGSMDGDPPAAMRYTEARLSEIAGYLLQDIDKNTVPWAWNFDDTEKEPTVLPAAFPNLLVNGATGISAGYATDIPPHNLSEVIDAVVYMIDHPSAKLDKLMEFLPGPDFPTGAIIQGKDEIRKAYETGKGRVVVRSRTEIEQLKGGKEQIIVTEIPYDVNKAVLVKKIDDVRVNNKVPGIAEVRDESDRTGLRIAIELKKDADSQTILNYLLKYTDLQVNYNFNMVAIDNFTPRQVGLQKILSSYIAHRRDIIVARSKFDKEKAEKRLHIVEGLIRVISILDEVIALIRASENKADAKENLKVSYDFSEEQAEAIVTLQLYRLTNTDIVTLQNEEADLREQIATLAAIIGDERTMFNVMKRELRDIKKKFGNDRRSELQAETKTIEIDTASLIVEEETYVSITRGGYVKRTSPRSFNASTIDEVGKRDDDDLILVQQAKTTQHLLIFTNQANVIYRPIHELPDIRWKDLGEHLSQTITNLSKDEEVLYVEILDDFEAGTYLAATKLGQIKRFERKEFTPWRTYKSKSVKYAKLKDDSDFIVAVTPIQLDDIMIITQKGYALRFNADEVPVVGAKAAGVKAINLKDDDSVQAVFVANTQSFYLLTQRASLKRVATADIPQAKRAGRGLQVLRELKTKPHRVFTAGPVFTENSGGEIDLLATPVEEAPQTLLVTATTGETAEVDLSLLNLSDRTSNGSFIEGLADKEVFSAKIIEK; via the coding sequence ATGTCTAATATTCAAAACATGTCCCTTGAGGACATCATGGGGGAGCGTTTTGGACGCTACTCCAAATACATTATTCAGGAGCGTGCGCTTCCTGACATTCGTGACGGTTTGAAACCCGTTCAACGTCGTATTCTTTATTCCATGAATAAGGATGGCAATACCCATGACAAGGGCTATCGTAAATCTGCCAAGTCGGTGGGTAACATTATGGGGAATTTTCACCCACATGGCGATAGTTCCATTTATGACGCCATGGTGCGTATGTCCCAGGACTGGAAGAATCGTGAAATCTTAGTTGAAATGCACGGTAACAACGGTTCTATGGATGGTGATCCACCAGCGGCTATGCGTTATACAGAGGCACGCTTGTCAGAGATTGCTGGCTATCTTCTTCAAGATATTGATAAAAACACCGTTCCTTGGGCTTGGAACTTTGATGATACAGAGAAGGAACCAACCGTATTACCTGCCGCCTTTCCAAACCTCTTGGTTAATGGTGCTACAGGGATTTCTGCTGGTTATGCCACAGATATTCCACCGCATAATCTGTCAGAAGTCATCGATGCTGTTGTCTATATGATTGACCATCCATCTGCTAAACTGGATAAATTGATGGAATTCTTGCCTGGTCCAGATTTCCCAACAGGGGCTATCATTCAGGGCAAGGATGAGATTCGTAAGGCCTACGAAACCGGTAAGGGTCGTGTCGTTGTGCGTTCACGTACTGAGATCGAACAACTCAAAGGTGGTAAGGAGCAAATCATCGTTACTGAGATTCCTTACGATGTCAATAAGGCAGTTCTTGTTAAAAAAATCGATGATGTTCGTGTCAATAACAAGGTTCCAGGTATTGCAGAAGTTCGTGATGAGTCTGACCGTACTGGGTTGCGTATTGCTATTGAACTTAAGAAGGATGCTGACAGCCAAACTATTCTTAACTATCTTTTGAAATATACGGATCTTCAGGTCAACTACAATTTCAACATGGTGGCTATTGATAATTTCACCCCACGTCAAGTGGGCTTGCAAAAGATTTTGTCTAGCTACATTGCCCACCGTCGTGATATTATCGTTGCTCGTTCAAAATTCGACAAGGAAAAAGCTGAAAAACGTCTTCATATTGTCGAAGGATTAATCCGAGTTATCTCTATTTTGGATGAGGTTATCGCTCTTATCAGAGCTTCTGAAAATAAGGCTGACGCTAAGGAAAATCTTAAGGTCAGCTATGATTTTTCAGAAGAACAAGCAGAAGCTATTGTGACCTTGCAACTTTATCGTTTGACCAATACGGATATCGTCACTCTCCAAAATGAGGAAGCTGATTTACGCGAACAAATCGCGACCTTGGCTGCCATCATTGGTGACGAGCGTACCATGTTTAATGTCATGAAACGTGAACTCCGTGATATCAAGAAGAAATTTGGTAATGACCGTCGTTCAGAGTTGCAAGCAGAAACCAAGACTATTGAAATTGATACTGCAAGTTTGATTGTTGAAGAAGAAACCTATGTCAGCATTACTCGTGGTGGCTACGTCAAACGTACAAGCCCACGTTCTTTCAATGCTTCAACGATTGACGAAGTTGGAAAACGTGATGACGATGATTTGATTCTTGTCCAGCAGGCCAAGACGACACAACACCTCTTGATTTTCACTAATCAGGCCAATGTGATTTATCGTCCAATCCATGAGTTACCAGACATTCGTTGGAAGGATTTGGGAGAGCATTTATCACAAACTATCACCAATTTATCTAAGGATGAAGAAGTGCTTTACGTAGAAATCCTGGATGATTTTGAAGCTGGTACTTACTTAGCAGCCACTAAGCTTGGTCAGATTAAACGTTTCGAACGCAAGGAATTTACGCCATGGCGTACCTACAAGTCTAAGTCGGTTAAATACGCTAAACTCAAGGATGATAGTGATTTTATTGTCGCAGTCACGCCAATTCAATTGGATGATATCATGATTATCACTCAAAAGGGTTATGCCCTTCGCTTTAACGCGGACGAAGTGCCAGTAGTTGGGGCCAAGGCAGCAGGTGTTAAGGCAATAAATCTTAAGGATGATGATAGCGTTCAGGCTGTTTTTGTGGCAAATACTCAAAGTTTCTACCTTCTAACACAAAGAGCCAGTCTCAAACGTGTGGCTACAGCTGACATCCCACAGGCTAAGCGAGCTGGTCGAGGTCTCCAAGTTCTTCGTGAGCTTAAGACGAAACCACATCGCGTCTTTACGGCTGGTCCAGTCTTTACAGAAAATTCTGGTGGTGAGATAGATCTTCTAGCAACACCAGTAGAGGAGGCTCCTCAGACCTTGCTTGTGACAGCCACGACAGGTGAAACTGCAGAGGTTGATTTGTCCCTTCTAAATCTTTCAGATCGTACTAGCAATGGAAGTTTTATTGAAGGGTTGGCAGACAAAGAAGTCTTTTCTGCTAAAATTATTGAAAAATAA
- the rpsA gene encoding 30S ribosomal protein S1 gives MNEFEELLNSVSEVNTGDVVTAEVISVDNDQANVVIEGTGIEGVLTRRELTNDRDANVADLVKVGETLEVLVLRQVVGKDTDTVTYLVSKKRLEARKAWDKLVGREEEVVTVKGTRAVKGGLSVEFEGLRGFIPASMIDTRFVRNTEQFVGQEFDAKIKEVDPAENRFILSRREVVEAEAAEARKEVFSKLEVGSIVTGKVARLTSFGAFIDLGGVDGLVHVTELSHERNVSPKSVVSVGDEVEVKVLAIDEEAGRVSLSLKATTPGPWDGVEQKLAAGDVIEGKVKRLTDFGAFVEVLPGIDGLVHISQISHKRVENPKDVLSVGQDVTVKVLEVNADAERVSLSIKALEERPANAEGENNEKRQSRPRRPKRQEKRDYELPETQSGFSMADLFGDIEL, from the coding sequence ATGAACGAATTTGAAGAATTGCTAAACAGTGTTAGCGAAGTTAACACAGGTGACGTTGTAACAGCTGAAGTTATCTCAGTAGATAATGATCAAGCAAATGTTGTTATCGAAGGAACTGGTATCGAAGGTGTTTTGACACGTCGTGAATTGACAAACGACCGTGACGCAAACGTTGCAGACCTTGTTAAAGTTGGTGAAACACTTGAAGTGCTTGTTCTTCGTCAAGTTGTTGGTAAAGATACTGATACTGTAACTTACCTTGTATCTAAAAAACGCTTGGAAGCTCGCAAAGCTTGGGATAAACTTGTTGGTCGTGAAGAAGAAGTTGTTACTGTTAAAGGAACACGCGCTGTTAAAGGCGGACTTTCAGTTGAATTTGAAGGTCTTCGTGGATTTATTCCAGCTTCAATGATCGATACTCGTTTTGTTCGTAACACTGAACAATTTGTAGGTCAAGAATTTGACGCTAAAATTAAAGAAGTTGATCCAGCTGAAAACCGTTTCATCCTTTCACGTCGTGAAGTTGTTGAAGCTGAAGCTGCAGAAGCACGTAAAGAAGTCTTCTCTAAACTTGAAGTTGGTTCAATCGTAACTGGTAAAGTTGCTCGTTTGACAAGCTTCGGTGCTTTCATCGACCTTGGTGGTGTTGACGGACTTGTTCACGTGACTGAATTGTCTCACGAACGTAACGTTTCACCTAAATCAGTTGTATCTGTAGGTGATGAAGTTGAAGTTAAAGTTCTTGCTATCGACGAAGAAGCAGGACGTGTATCACTTTCACTTAAAGCAACAACACCTGGACCATGGGATGGCGTTGAACAAAAACTTGCTGCTGGTGATGTTATCGAAGGTAAAGTTAAACGCTTGACTGACTTCGGTGCTTTCGTTGAAGTATTGCCAGGTATCGATGGACTTGTTCACATCTCACAAATTTCACACAAACGTGTTGAAAATCCAAAAGATGTTCTTTCAGTAGGTCAAGACGTTACTGTTAAAGTTCTTGAAGTAAACGCTGATGCAGAACGTGTATCACTTTCAATCAAAGCTCTTGAAGAACGTCCAGCTAACGCTGAAGGCGAAAACAACGAAAAACGTCAATCACGTCCACGTCGTCCAAAACGTCAAGAAAAACGTGACTACGAACTTCCAGAAACTCAATCTGGATTCTCAATGGCGGATCTTTTCGGAGATATCGAATTGTAA
- a CDS encoding DUF3862 domain-containing protein, protein MKKLLSLTVLGLSLFTLAACGKSSSKTETKGSLDNEASKILTVKHGNVRQNFDKITMANASQEFSGGSNLDSLKGWFGEPSSTGQEQAGDAKLDVYNWQYDNVVVTAKLFNNSTVVKSISNFSYVRDPKITLKMYENLKNGTSYDDAVKTLGTPDVYSIAVSSDATMTQALWSSNLVAKKGETGSLTLNFKNGALENKSQANLINK, encoded by the coding sequence ATGAAAAAACTTTTGTCTTTGACCGTTTTAGGTCTCTCACTTTTTACTCTAGCTGCTTGTGGAAAATCTTCGTCTAAAACTGAGACGAAGGGATCTCTGGATAATGAGGCTTCAAAGATTTTAACTGTTAAGCATGGGAATGTTCGCCAGAATTTTGATAAAATCACCATGGCAAATGCTTCTCAAGAATTCTCAGGAGGCTCAAATCTTGATAGCTTGAAGGGCTGGTTTGGTGAACCCTCATCAACTGGTCAAGAGCAAGCAGGAGATGCTAAGCTTGATGTTTATAATTGGCAGTATGACAATGTTGTGGTTACAGCGAAACTCTTTAACAATAGCACTGTCGTTAAGTCAATTTCAAACTTTTCTTACGTCCGTGATCCCAAAATCACACTGAAGATGTATGAAAACCTCAAAAATGGAACTAGCTATGATGATGCTGTCAAGACGCTTGGCACACCGGATGTTTATTCAATCGCTGTCTCTTCAGATGCAACAATGACACAGGCTCTTTGGTCATCAAACCTTGTCGCTAAGAAGGGTGAAACAGGTAGCCTTACCCTTAACTTTAAAAATGGTGCCTTGGAAAACAAGTCACAAGCGAATTTGATTAATAAGTAA
- a CDS encoding TVP38/TMEM64 family protein: MTKKRLFFIGIAGLILVFLWPLLNNFIPLIKEWINAKHDQAFLREVFKQANFQNALILISLMILSSAIPGVSSSIFCIFVGLLYGPLLAIPMNIIGNTFGNLTSFEILRRLEKPEKSKRMEKLLNYIENFKHRFIGISLAFSIPFIPSALVNYACVQMNLPTRTRILATLIGVTPVSIVYAVSGDLLLNIRPIRIPLVAVLAILLFISLVIYFIHFRKEKNELHSSN; encoded by the coding sequence ATGACCAAAAAAAGACTATTTTTTATAGGGATAGCAGGTTTAATACTAGTGTTCTTATGGCCTCTTTTGAATAACTTCATCCCTTTAATCAAGGAATGGATCAACGCTAAGCATGATCAAGCCTTTTTAAGAGAAGTTTTTAAGCAGGCTAATTTCCAAAATGCACTTATCCTTATTAGTCTCATGATTCTGTCATCAGCTATTCCTGGAGTTTCAAGTTCTATTTTTTGTATTTTTGTTGGGCTACTCTATGGCCCTTTGCTTGCGATTCCGATGAATATTATTGGTAATACTTTTGGAAATTTGACTAGTTTTGAAATTCTGAGAAGACTTGAAAAGCCAGAGAAGTCCAAACGTATGGAGAAACTCCTAAACTATATTGAAAACTTTAAGCATCGTTTTATTGGGATTTCTTTAGCCTTCTCTATTCCTTTTATACCATCAGCTCTGGTCAATTATGCTTGTGTTCAGATGAATTTACCCACAAGGACGAGGATTTTGGCAACCCTTATTGGAGTGACGCCAGTCTCGATTGTTTATGCAGTTAGTGGAGATTTGTTGCTTAATATCCGTCCGATTCGAATACCATTAGTGGCAGTACTTGCCATCTTGCTCTTTATCTCACTCGTCATTTACTTTATCCATTTTAGGAAGGAAAAAAATGAGCTTCATTCAAGTAACTAA
- a CDS encoding aminoacyltransferase translates to MSFIQVTKEEFNTHAQQVSERSFMQTEEMAKLLEKRGFSISYVAWKEGNQLEVSAIVYSMPMTGGLRMEVNCGPIHSNTAHLSDFYQGLKDYAKANGALELLIKPYDTYQTFDSNGEPTGEEQKQLISQLTDLGYSFDGLQTGYPGGEPDWHYVKELSGIEEKDLIKSFSKKGKPLVKKAKTFGIKLKKLKRDELSIFKEITSATSDRREYSDKSLDYYQDFYDAFGDNADFMVATLNFQDYYDHLESDQAKLGARIVKLQADVEANPKSEKKQNQLRELSSQFETFDVRKGEATAFIDKYGQEDIVLAGSLFVYTPQEAVYLFSGSYPEFNKFYAPALLQEYVMTQAIKRGITFYNFLGIMGIFDGSDGVLRFKQNFNGYIVRKMGTFRYYPQPLKYKAIQGVKKLLGRS, encoded by the coding sequence ATGAGCTTCATTCAAGTAACTAAAGAAGAATTTAACACACATGCTCAACAAGTGTCTGAGCGTTCTTTTATGCAAACGGAGGAAATGGCTAAGCTTCTTGAAAAACGTGGATTTAGCATTAGCTATGTCGCTTGGAAAGAAGGAAACCAACTAGAAGTCTCAGCAATTGTCTACAGCATGCCTATGACTGGTGGGCTTCGTATGGAGGTGAATTGTGGACCGATTCACTCAAATACAGCTCATCTGAGTGATTTTTATCAGGGTTTGAAGGATTATGCTAAGGCAAATGGTGCTCTTGAGCTGTTAATCAAGCCTTATGATACTTATCAAACTTTTGATAGTAATGGTGAACCAACTGGTGAAGAGCAGAAGCAATTGATTAGTCAATTGACTGATTTAGGTTATAGCTTTGATGGTCTACAGACAGGCTATCCTGGTGGTGAGCCTGACTGGCACTATGTTAAGGAATTATCTGGGATTGAAGAAAAAGATCTTATCAAGTCTTTCAGTAAAAAAGGGAAACCTCTGGTTAAAAAAGCCAAAACCTTTGGGATTAAGTTGAAAAAATTGAAACGTGATGAGTTATCTATTTTCAAAGAAATCACTTCAGCGACCTCTGACCGTCGTGAGTATAGTGACAAATCTCTAGATTATTATCAAGATTTTTATGATGCTTTTGGTGACAATGCTGATTTTATGGTGGCTACCTTGAATTTTCAGGATTACTATGACCATTTGGAAAGTGATCAGGCGAAGTTGGGGGCTAGAATTGTCAAATTACAAGCTGATGTAGAAGCTAATCCAAAATCTGAGAAAAAACAAAACCAATTAAGAGAGTTATCAAGTCAGTTTGAGACCTTTGATGTTCGAAAGGGAGAAGCGACTGCCTTTATTGACAAGTATGGTCAGGAAGATATTGTTCTGGCTGGAAGTCTCTTTGTCTATACACCTCAAGAAGCTGTTTATCTTTTTAGTGGGTCTTATCCAGAGTTCAATAAGTTTTATGCGCCAGCACTCTTACAAGAGTATGTGATGACCCAGGCCATTAAACGTGGCATTACGTTCTATAACTTCCTTGGTATTATGGGGATCTTTGATGGTTCAGACGGGGTTTTGCGATTTAAACAAAACTTTAATGGTTACATTGTTCGCAAGATGGGAACCTTCCGCTATTATCCACAACCGCTTAAATACAAAGCGATTCAAGGAGTTAAGAAACTGCTTGGACGTTCTTAA
- a CDS encoding Gfo/Idh/MocA family protein, with product MKLALLGTGMIVTEVLPVLTTIEGIELEAILSTPRSLDKAEALAKQYGLSQATSDYEAILSNPEVDTIYVGTPNHTHYNYAKKALLAGKHVICEKPFTLHLEEFEELAKLAQEKELLLMEAITNQYLANFTAIKEALSDIGDVKIVNINYSQYSSRYDAFKRGEIAPAFNPEMGGGALRDLNVYNIHLLVGLFGKPNRVEYLPNVERGVDTSGILVLDYGNFKAVAIGAKDCSAEIRSTIQGDKGAITIFGATNTLPEIGVTLNGQKERVVNLNSLQHRMHDEFVAFEKIVATKDFDSVAKQLEHSRQVMEVLDQASKTL from the coding sequence ATGAAACTTGCGCTATTGGGTACAGGGATGATTGTAACAGAGGTTCTTCCTGTGTTAACAACTATTGAGGGCATTGAGCTTGAAGCTATCTTGTCGACACCACGCTCACTTGATAAGGCAGAAGCCCTAGCTAAGCAATATGGTTTGTCTCAGGCGACTAGTGATTATGAGGCAATTTTGTCCAATCCAGAAGTTGATACGATTTATGTGGGAACGCCCAACCATACCCATTATAACTATGCTAAGAAAGCACTTTTGGCCGGCAAGCATGTTATCTGTGAGAAACCCTTCACCTTACATTTAGAAGAGTTTGAAGAGCTGGCTAAGCTTGCTCAAGAAAAAGAGCTTCTCTTGATGGAGGCTATTACCAATCAATATTTGGCTAATTTTACAGCGATTAAGGAAGCCTTGTCTGATATTGGGGATGTTAAGATTGTGAATATCAATTATTCACAATATTCGTCACGTTATGATGCCTTTAAGCGAGGAGAGATTGCTCCTGCCTTCAATCCTGAAATGGGTGGGGGAGCACTTAGAGATTTGAATGTCTATAATATTCATCTTCTTGTTGGCCTTTTTGGTAAGCCTAATCGTGTGGAATATCTCCCTAATGTGGAGCGAGGAGTGGATACGTCAGGAATTCTAGTTTTGGACTATGGTAACTTTAAGGCTGTTGCCATTGGAGCTAAAGACTGTAGTGCGGAGATTCGTTCAACTATACAAGGTGATAAGGGAGCTATTACCATTTTTGGTGCAACCAACACTCTCCCTGAGATTGGCGTCACCCTCAATGGTCAGAAAGAGAGAGTCGTCAATCTCAATAGTCTACAACATCGTATGCATGATGAATTTGTGGCTTTTGAAAAGATTGTGGCTACTAAGGATTTTGACAGTGTTGCCAAGCAGTTGGAACATAGTCGTCAGGTTATGGAAGTTCTGGATCAAGCTTCGAAAACTTTGTAA
- a CDS encoding DUF1827 family protein: MKLINTTRTHQELVQNQLDNTDAFLVETYSAGNTDVVFTQAPKHYELLISNKHRAVKDNELEVIREFFLKRKIDKDIVLMDKLRTVHTDKLIEISFPTTV, from the coding sequence ATGAAACTCATTAATACGACCCGTACACACCAAGAACTTGTTCAAAACCAACTTGACAACACGGATGCCTTTCTCGTAGAGACCTACTCTGCTGGGAATACTGATGTTGTCTTTACACAAGCACCTAAGCATTATGAACTCTTGATTTCAAATAAACACCGTGCTGTTAAAGACAATGAATTAGAAGTTATCCGTGAATTCTTCCTCAAACGAAAAATCGACAAGGATATCGTTTTGATGGACAAACTCAGAACAGTACACACTGACAAATTGATTGAGATTTCATTCCCAACAACTGTATAA
- a CDS encoding NUDIX hydrolase yields the protein MNPTFGDKVEGAHYQTRYGVYAVIPNQKKTKIILVQAPNGAWFLPGGEIEAGEDHYSALERELIEELGFTATLGQYYGQADEYFYSSHRDTYYYNPAYIYEVVDFSQIGKPLEDFNNLAWFPIDEAIAKLKRGSHKWGIEQWKETNTTTGKS from the coding sequence ATGAATCCAACATTTGGTGACAAGGTTGAGGGAGCTCATTATCAAACACGTTACGGTGTTTATGCTGTGATTCCTAACCAAAAAAAGACAAAGATTATTTTAGTCCAGGCTCCTAACGGAGCTTGGTTTCTCCCAGGTGGAGAAATCGAAGCAGGCGAGGATCACTATAGCGCATTAGAACGCGAGTTAATTGAAGAACTTGGGTTTACAGCCACTTTAGGCCAGTACTATGGCCAGGCTGATGAATACTTCTATTCAAGCCACCGTGACACTTACTATTACAATCCAGCCTATATTTATGAAGTTGTAGATTTTTCACAAATTGGTAAACCTCTCGAAGATTTCAATAACCTGGCCTGGTTTCCAATTGACGAAGCCATTGCTAAACTTAAACGTGGCAGTCATAAATGGGGAATCGAACAATGGAAAGAAACTAACACAACAACTGGCAAATCCTAG